A genomic segment from Pseudomonas sessilinigenes encodes:
- a CDS encoding helix-turn-helix transcriptional regulator, with protein MNNQVRELRTRQGWSQAELATRLGVSRQTVNAIETGRYDPSLPLAFKIAQAFQMPIEGIFSPDPD; from the coding sequence ATGAACAACCAGGTACGCGAACTGCGCACCCGGCAAGGCTGGTCCCAGGCTGAACTGGCTACCCGGCTCGGGGTTTCACGGCAAACGGTGAATGCCATCGAGACCGGCCGCTACGACCCCAGCCTGCCCCTGGCCTTCAAGATCGCACAGGCCTTCCAGATGCCCATCGAAGGCATTTTCAGCCCTGACCCGGATTGA
- a CDS encoding GNAT family N-acetyltransferase has translation MPSIIRPAVPDDLPAIESIAKRAYAPYIARIGRQPAPMLEDYSCLVLAAQVWVLEDQQAIAGFIVLLDAQETLLLDNLAVSPEAQGRGYGRQLLAFAEQQALAAGHSCVRLYTNQAMSENIALYGRHGYVETHRAVENGLHRVYMSKALD, from the coding sequence ATGCCATCGATCATTCGCCCAGCCGTACCCGACGATCTCCCGGCCATCGAAAGCATCGCCAAGAGGGCCTATGCCCCCTACATCGCTCGAATCGGTCGCCAACCGGCACCGATGCTCGAGGATTATTCGTGCCTGGTGCTGGCAGCCCAGGTCTGGGTACTGGAGGACCAGCAAGCCATCGCGGGCTTCATTGTGTTGCTCGATGCCCAGGAAACGCTGCTGCTGGACAACCTTGCGGTCAGCCCCGAGGCCCAGGGGCGTGGCTATGGCCGCCAGCTGCTGGCCTTCGCCGAACAGCAGGCCCTGGCCGCCGGCCACAGTTGCGTGCGCCTCTACACCAACCAGGCCATGAGCGAGAACATTGCCCTGTACGGTCGCCATGGCTACGTCGAGACCCATCGCGCAGTGGAGAACGGGCTGCACCGGGTCTACATGAGCAAGGCCCTGGACTGA
- the codB gene encoding cytosine permease, with the protein MTQHAPGNDYPLSEVPQHARKGLASMAMVLLGFTFFTATMFAGGKLGVAYDFTTLLTVIVLGNLLLGIYAASLGYIAFQSGLNSALMGRFCFGERGSKLSDLILGFTQIGWYAWGTATAAVVLGKYLHLDQGAVLGLMLLFGMGFCATAYIGYRGLEILSWIAVPAMGLLLMLSMGVATARIGGLDGLLAVVPSTSLDLSTAITLVFGTFVSGATQATNWTRFSRSAKVAISASLIGFFIGNGLMVLIGAYGAIVYQQPDVVEVLLLQGFAMAAMAMLLLNIWSTQDNTIYNFAVAGCNLLRTDRRKTVTLVGAVIGTLLAMLGMYDLLVPYLILLGTVIPPIGGVIMADFFYRWRGRYPRLAESSLPAWNWPGLGAYAAGTLAAFGSPWIAPLVGIGVASLGYVLLSAMLGGRAPVVVDAG; encoded by the coding sequence ATGACCCAGCACGCACCCGGCAACGACTACCCCTTGAGCGAAGTCCCGCAGCATGCCCGCAAGGGCCTGGCCTCCATGGCCATGGTGCTGCTGGGGTTCACCTTCTTCACCGCGACCATGTTCGCCGGCGGCAAGCTGGGGGTGGCCTACGACTTCACCACCCTCTTGACGGTGATTGTCCTGGGCAACCTGCTGCTGGGAATATATGCCGCGAGCCTGGGCTATATCGCCTTCCAGAGCGGGCTCAACTCGGCACTGATGGGACGCTTCTGCTTCGGTGAGCGAGGCAGCAAGCTCAGCGACCTGATCCTGGGCTTTACCCAGATCGGCTGGTACGCCTGGGGCACCGCCACCGCGGCGGTGGTGCTGGGCAAGTACCTCCACCTGGACCAGGGAGCGGTGCTGGGCTTGATGCTGCTGTTCGGCATGGGGTTCTGTGCCACGGCCTATATCGGCTACCGCGGGCTGGAGATTCTCTCGTGGATCGCCGTGCCGGCCATGGGCCTGTTGCTGATGCTGTCCATGGGCGTCGCCACGGCCAGGATCGGTGGTCTCGACGGCCTGCTGGCGGTCGTGCCCAGTACCAGCCTGGACCTTTCCACCGCCATCACCCTGGTCTTCGGCACCTTCGTCAGTGGCGCCACCCAGGCCACCAACTGGACCCGGTTCTCGCGCTCGGCCAAGGTCGCCATCAGCGCCAGCCTGATCGGCTTCTTCATCGGCAACGGCCTGATGGTACTGATCGGGGCCTATGGCGCCATCGTCTACCAGCAGCCGGACGTGGTCGAAGTGCTGCTGTTGCAGGGCTTTGCCATGGCCGCCATGGCCATGTTGCTGCTGAATATCTGGAGCACCCAGGACAACACCATCTACAACTTCGCGGTGGCCGGCTGCAACCTGCTGCGCACCGACCGACGCAAGACCGTGACCCTGGTCGGTGCCGTGATCGGTACCCTGCTGGCGATGCTCGGCATGTACGACCTGCTGGTGCCCTACCTGATCCTGCTGGGCACGGTGATCCCACCCATTGGAGGCGTGATCATGGCCGACTTCTTCTATCGTTGGCGCGGTCGCTACCCGCGCCTGGCCGAGAGTTCGCTGCCTGCTTGGAACTGGCCTGGCCTCGGGGCCTACGCTGCCGGCACCCTGGCGGCCTTCGGCTCGCCCTGGATCGCGCCCCTGGTGGGCATTGGCGTCGCAAGCCTGGGTTATGTCCTGCTCAGCGCGATGCTCGGCGGCCGCGCACCGGTGGTGGTCGATGCCGGTTGA
- a CDS encoding diaminopimelate epimerase gives MAAFYDARGNIYGVVSPAALRRLGVALPGTAAQAARDRRLWAEQAIAALCDWAPGSRPAGAKAHRSDGLLVGPFQEEAPFDLLIVNTDGTLAERSGNGLTIFSQALTEQGLLQDPGQTLLQVHHDQGAGLSPVTTAVEPAQVAGVQGFWLDLGQPAFGPEAVAALGVEAVTFNGRQLSQVAPLQALNPQWEYSQFVRVGNPHCVTLVDEASALPDNRQMLEPPLAEGLTATAFALPVGSGEPCPAGVNLQWAARESAQRIVARVFERGEGPTASSGTSASAVACAAWRVGWVKAGEVQVVMPGGTAPLRLEERDAVLHRVSLFGTAQRIPL, from the coding sequence ATGGCGGCGTTCTACGATGCACGGGGCAATATCTATGGCGTGGTCTCGCCGGCGGCGTTGCGGCGCCTGGGGGTGGCCCTGCCGGGTACAGCAGCCCAGGCGGCGCGGGACCGACGGCTATGGGCCGAGCAGGCCATCGCCGCCTTGTGCGACTGGGCGCCGGGCAGCCGCCCGGCCGGAGCCAAGGCCCACCGCAGCGATGGCCTGTTGGTGGGGCCGTTCCAGGAGGAGGCGCCGTTCGACCTGCTGATCGTCAACACCGACGGTACCCTGGCCGAGCGCAGCGGCAACGGCCTGACGATCTTCTCCCAGGCCCTGACCGAGCAAGGGCTGCTGCAGGACCCGGGGCAGACCCTGTTGCAGGTCCATCACGACCAGGGCGCCGGCCTCTCGCCAGTGACCACGGCCGTGGAGCCAGCCCAGGTGGCGGGTGTGCAGGGCTTCTGGCTGGATCTTGGGCAACCGGCGTTCGGCCCCGAGGCGGTGGCGGCTCTGGGCGTCGAGGCAGTGACGTTCAATGGACGCCAACTGAGCCAGGTCGCTCCGTTGCAGGCGCTGAACCCGCAATGGGAATACAGCCAGTTCGTGCGGGTCGGCAATCCCCATTGCGTGACCCTGGTGGACGAGGCCAGCGCCTTGCCGGACAACCGGCAGATGCTTGAGCCGCCCTTGGCCGAGGGCCTGACCGCCACGGCCTTCGCCTTGCCGGTGGGCAGTGGCGAGCCGTGCCCGGCCGGGGTCAACCTGCAATGGGCGGCTCGCGAGTCGGCGCAGCGCATCGTGGCCCGGGTGTTCGAGCGGGGCGAGGGGCCGACGGCGTCCTCCGGCACCAGTGCCAGTGCCGTGGCCTGCGCCGCCTGGCGAGTGGGTTGGGTCAAGGCCGGCGAGGTGCAGGTGGTGATGCCGGGTGGCACCGCGCCGCTGCGCCTGGAGGAGCGCGACGCAGTCCTGCATCGCGTGAGCCTGTTCGGCACCGCCCAACGCATTCCCCTGTAG
- a CDS encoding cyclase family protein, translated as MGIRAMSKILPGVLALSLISAACSAATAQQPDVGISPWGPKDEIGRLNLITPQSRAAIMSRVSGEQAYDLAVDYFVGMPSWQAAGDPPYQMWMTHTPHGNVIADPMQVGEPMNQHVSYSGSAVSMYAHMGTHIDALNHFGLNGKIWNGFRADQHLGDRGWNVTGAEKLPPIIARGVMIDVAAAKGLDQLADSYRVTRADLKQALAKQKVALEKGDVVLIRTGRMRDYENAQVYMANPPGLSLDAAKFLVEEGGAMVVGADNLSFETFPSEIEGNYLPLHTYLLAMQGAPIMELVNLEGLARDKVYQFAFIGASLKLRGADAAPIRPMALPIR; from the coding sequence ATGGGTATCCGCGCAATGTCGAAAATCCTTCCCGGGGTCCTGGCCCTGTCGCTCATCAGTGCCGCCTGCAGCGCTGCCACCGCGCAGCAGCCAGACGTGGGCATCAGCCCCTGGGGGCCGAAGGATGAGATCGGCCGCCTGAACCTGATCACCCCACAATCGCGGGCGGCGATCATGTCCCGGGTCAGTGGCGAGCAGGCCTACGACCTGGCGGTGGACTACTTCGTCGGCATGCCCAGCTGGCAGGCTGCCGGCGATCCGCCATACCAGATGTGGATGACCCACACCCCCCACGGCAATGTGATCGCCGACCCGATGCAGGTCGGCGAGCCAATGAACCAGCACGTCAGCTACAGCGGTTCGGCGGTGTCGATGTACGCCCACATGGGCACCCATATCGACGCCCTCAACCACTTCGGGCTCAACGGCAAGATCTGGAACGGCTTCCGCGCCGACCAACACCTGGGCGACCGGGGCTGGAACGTCACCGGGGCCGAGAAGCTGCCACCGATCATTGCTCGCGGGGTGATGATCGATGTGGCCGCGGCCAAGGGCCTGGACCAGCTGGCCGACAGCTATCGGGTGACCCGCGCCGACCTCAAGCAGGCCCTGGCCAAGCAGAAGGTGGCCCTGGAGAAGGGCGATGTGGTGTTGATCCGTACCGGGCGCATGCGTGACTACGAGAACGCCCAGGTGTACATGGCCAACCCGCCGGGCCTGAGCCTGGATGCCGCCAAGTTCCTGGTGGAAGAGGGCGGTGCCATGGTGGTGGGGGCCGACAACCTGAGCTTCGAGACCTTCCCGTCCGAGATCGAGGGCAACTACCTGCCATTGCACACCTACCTGCTGGCGATGCAGGGCGCGCCGATCATGGAGTTGGTAAATCTCGAGGGCCTGGCCCGGGACAAGGTCTACCAGTTCGCCTTTATCGGTGCCTCGCTCAAGTTGCGTGGTGCCGATGCGGCGCCGATCCGGCCGATGGCCCTGCCGATTCGCTGA
- a CDS encoding Lrp/AsnC family transcriptional regulator, translating into MTTSLDAYDLKLLAELQRDASTAQSELGLRVNLSTAAVNRRLKRMAEEGVIERYTAVVAPDALGHELSIIVEVEVESERIDQLDALKRSFQACPQVQQCYYVAGECDFVLIFCVRSMAQYNQLTRELFFDNHNVKRFKTLVAMNRVKVGLEVPTVD; encoded by the coding sequence ATGACCACCAGCCTCGACGCCTACGACTTGAAGCTGCTCGCCGAGCTGCAGCGCGATGCCAGCACCGCGCAGAGCGAACTGGGGTTGCGGGTCAACCTGTCCACCGCAGCGGTCAACCGCCGTCTCAAGCGCATGGCCGAGGAGGGGGTGATCGAACGCTATACCGCAGTGGTCGCCCCCGATGCCCTGGGCCATGAGCTGAGTATCATCGTCGAGGTGGAAGTCGAGAGCGAGCGGATCGACCAGCTCGATGCGCTCAAGCGCAGCTTCCAGGCCTGCCCCCAGGTCCAGCAGTGCTACTACGTGGCTGGCGAGTGCGACTTCGTGCTGATCTTTTGCGTGCGCAGCATGGCCCAGTACAACCAGCTGACCCGCGAGCTGTTCTTCGACAACCACAACGTCAAGCGCTTCAAGACCCTGGTGGCGATGAACCGGGTCAAGGTTGGGCTGGAGGTGCCCACCGTTGATTGA
- the codA gene encoding cytosine deaminase — translation MLITNARLRHREGLHQLHLEHGRIARIARQAPDSPSPLPAFGPEHLDAGGNLVVPPFVEPHIHLDATLTAGEPRWNMSGTLFEGIECWGERKASITAEDTRTRAHKTLRALAAHGIQHVRTHVDVTDPDLTALKAMLEVREQARHLVDLQIVAFPQEGIESFRNGRQLMEQAIALGADVVGGIPHFEYTRDQGVSSVKFLMDLAERTGCLVDVHCDETDDPHSRFLEVLAEEARSRDMGSRVTASHTTAMGSYDNAYCAKLFRLLGHSGVSFVSCPTESIHLQGRFDTFPKRRGLTRVKELLDAGMNVCFGQDSIVDPWYPLGNGNILRVLEAGLHICHMLGYSNLQSALDLVTDNSAKALALGERYGLEEGRPANLLILSADSDYEMLRSQGLPLYSIRHGKVLMQRQMAQVQLQDTAL, via the coding sequence ATGTTGATCACCAACGCCCGCCTGCGCCACCGCGAAGGCCTGCACCAACTGCACCTGGAGCATGGCCGCATCGCTCGCATCGCCCGCCAGGCCCCCGATAGCCCAAGCCCCCTCCCGGCCTTTGGCCCGGAGCACCTGGATGCCGGCGGCAACCTGGTGGTGCCGCCTTTCGTCGAGCCACACATCCATCTGGACGCCACCCTGACCGCTGGCGAGCCACGCTGGAACATGAGCGGCACGCTGTTCGAAGGCATCGAGTGCTGGGGGGAGCGCAAGGCCAGCATCACCGCCGAAGACACCCGCACCCGGGCCCACAAGACCCTGCGTGCCCTGGCGGCCCATGGCATCCAGCATGTGCGCACCCATGTCGATGTCACCGATCCCGACCTGACCGCGCTCAAGGCCATGCTCGAAGTCCGCGAGCAGGCCCGGCACCTGGTGGACTTGCAGATCGTCGCCTTTCCCCAGGAAGGCATCGAATCGTTCCGCAATGGTCGCCAACTGATGGAACAAGCCATTGCTCTTGGAGCCGACGTGGTGGGCGGCATCCCGCATTTCGAATACACCCGCGACCAGGGCGTGAGCTCGGTGAAGTTCCTCATGGACCTGGCCGAACGCACTGGCTGCCTGGTGGACGTGCATTGCGACGAGACCGATGACCCGCACTCGCGCTTTCTCGAGGTGCTGGCCGAAGAGGCCCGCAGCCGCGACATGGGCTCGCGGGTCACCGCCAGCCACACCACGGCCATGGGTTCCTACGACAACGCCTACTGCGCCAAGCTGTTCCGCTTGCTGGGGCACTCCGGGGTCAGCTTCGTCTCCTGCCCGACCGAGAGCATCCACCTGCAGGGCCGCTTCGATACCTTTCCCAAGCGCCGCGGGCTCACCCGGGTCAAGGAGCTGCTGGATGCGGGCATGAACGTCTGCTTCGGCCAGGATTCCATCGTCGATCCCTGGTACCCCCTGGGCAACGGCAACATCCTGCGAGTGCTGGAAGCCGGTTTGCACATCTGCCACATGCTCGGCTACAGCAACCTGCAAAGCGCCCTGGACCTGGTCACCGACAACAGCGCCAAGGCCCTGGCCCTGGGTGAGCGCTACGGCCTGGAGGAAGGACGCCCGGCGAACCTGCTGATCCTGTCCGCCGACAGCGACTACGAAATGCTCCGTAGCCAGGGCCTGCCGCTGTACTCGATCCGCCACGGCAAGGTGCTGATGCAACGCCAGATGGCCCAGGTGCAGTTGCAGGACACCGCGCTGTAG
- a CDS encoding LysR family transcriptional regulator: protein MDVLMAMRTFRRVVERASFSLAATDLGQSTAAVSKQVRQLEERLGSLLILRTTRRMSLSEAGQSYFTECCHLLDELDALERATQAGSSEPGGRLRVNAPLSFGLKVLSPILVAFMQRYPQLHVDLTLNDQVLDVVGEGFDVSLRIRRQLEDSSLIARHLGQVEQVICAAPGYLQAQGTPVGIADLHSHRWLAYRLAEHPGRWQLEGPEGHTRLELPVHFAVDNSLMLADMLVAGLGIGALPGFVAQPLLDSGQLLRVLPDQSLPSRHIYALYPSQRHLSQKVRVFVDFLVEALQQP, encoded by the coding sequence ATGGATGTACTGATGGCCATGCGCACCTTTCGCCGGGTGGTGGAACGCGCCAGTTTCAGCCTTGCCGCCACCGACCTCGGGCAGTCCACCGCCGCGGTGAGCAAGCAGGTCCGGCAGTTGGAGGAACGCCTGGGCAGCTTGTTGATCTTGCGTACCACTCGACGCATGAGCCTGTCGGAAGCCGGGCAAAGCTACTTCACCGAGTGCTGCCACCTGCTGGACGAACTGGACGCCCTGGAGCGCGCCACCCAGGCCGGGTCGAGCGAGCCTGGCGGGCGCCTGCGGGTCAACGCGCCGCTGTCGTTCGGGCTCAAGGTGCTGTCGCCGATCCTGGTGGCCTTCATGCAGCGCTATCCGCAACTGCACGTGGACCTGACCCTCAACGACCAGGTGCTGGATGTGGTGGGCGAAGGGTTCGACGTGTCGCTGCGGATCCGCCGCCAACTGGAAGACTCATCGCTGATCGCCCGCCACCTGGGCCAGGTCGAGCAGGTGATCTGCGCCGCGCCGGGCTATCTCCAGGCCCAGGGCACGCCAGTGGGCATCGCCGACCTGCACTCGCATCGCTGGCTGGCCTATCGCCTGGCCGAGCATCCCGGGCGCTGGCAACTGGAAGGTCCCGAAGGACACACCCGGCTGGAGCTGCCGGTGCATTTCGCGGTGGACAACAGCCTGATGCTGGCCGACATGCTGGTGGCCGGCCTGGGCATCGGCGCCCTGCCCGGTTTCGTCGCCCAGCCATTGCTCGACAGCGGTCAATTGTTGCGGGTACTGCCCGACCAGAGCCTGCCCAGCCGGCACATCTACGCCCTGTATCCCAGCCAGCGGCACCTGTCGCAGAAGGTCCGGGTATTTGTCGACTTCCTGGTCGAGGCCTTGCAGCAGCCTTGA
- the queD gene encoding 6-carboxytetrahydropterin synthase QueD, which translates to MEIFKEFTFESAHRLPFVPEGHKCGRLHGHSFKVAIHLSGEVDPHTGWIRDFSEIKAIFKPLYERLDHNYLNDIPGLENPTSEVLAKWIWNELKPLLPELSAIRIHETCTSGCIYRGE; encoded by the coding sequence GTGGAAATCTTCAAAGAATTTACCTTCGAATCCGCCCACCGCCTGCCTTTCGTGCCCGAGGGCCACAAGTGCGGCCGCCTCCATGGCCACTCGTTCAAGGTGGCGATCCACCTGAGCGGCGAGGTGGACCCACACACCGGCTGGATCCGCGACTTCTCGGAAATCAAGGCGATCTTCAAGCCGCTGTACGAGCGCCTGGACCACAACTACCTGAACGACATCCCCGGCCTGGAAAACCCTACCAGCGAAGTCCTCGCCAAATGGATCTGGAACGAGCTCAAGCCGCTGCTGCCGGAACTCAGTGCCATTCGTATCCACGAAACCTGCACCAGCGGCTGCATCTATCGCGGCGAATAA
- a CDS encoding NUDIX hydrolase: MESSWLTHAKRLQAIASTGLHFCKDIHDRERYQEIADIAHQMLAQLGNVPLERITGLVSDFAQRYSTPMVEVRGALIEDHKILLVREMADGLWALPGGFADVGLSASENVIKEIHEEAGIEVAVRGLYSIRHKAKGPYKADHRDFYKLYFLCERQHRAAPVAGSEASEAAFFALDQLPQLSQGRTVERDIREAFDFHQGKTVQVQFD; the protein is encoded by the coding sequence ATGGAAAGCAGTTGGCTGACCCATGCCAAACGCTTGCAAGCCATCGCCTCGACCGGCCTGCATTTTTGCAAGGACATTCACGACCGCGAGCGCTACCAGGAGATCGCCGATATTGCCCACCAGATGCTCGCGCAACTGGGCAATGTGCCGCTGGAGCGCATCACCGGGCTGGTATCGGACTTCGCCCAGCGCTATTCGACGCCCATGGTGGAAGTGCGCGGCGCACTGATCGAGGACCACAAGATCCTCCTGGTACGGGAGATGGCCGACGGTCTCTGGGCCTTGCCCGGCGGCTTTGCCGACGTCGGCCTGTCGGCCAGCGAGAACGTGATCAAGGAAATCCACGAAGAGGCCGGGATCGAGGTGGCCGTACGCGGCCTGTACAGCATCCGGCACAAGGCCAAGGGCCCCTACAAGGCCGACCATCGCGACTTCTACAAGCTGTATTTTCTCTGTGAGCGCCAGCACCGTGCTGCGCCAGTGGCCGGCAGCGAGGCGAGCGAGGCCGCCTTCTTTGCCCTGGACCAACTACCGCAGCTATCCCAAGGACGCACGGTGGAGCGGGATATCCGCGAGGCGTTCGACTTCCACCAGGGCAAGACCGTGCAGGTGCAATTCGACTGA